From the genome of Clostridia bacterium, one region includes:
- a CDS encoding DNA double-strand break repair nuclease NurA — protein sequence MNDKLSNKIEDINRHLRLKQSSKMRREELRRLLAQKVGTFVNAEYRDQSALNLCKDNGLIGVDGSLMSMGTNYPYEITVFRSYCKCTKKNEGEKDLISDSRVFCPLYDKDKDMLQRMIENSQGSLTQETAAHKFKKDTLASLELSVAIRGIKQFKSRVILMDGGFYRFIISAPRLWEEFKQLCLNTNTLVAGVVEEVGTHSLSELMQNQLPDFMHRDYDREMLFGVLNTGEYLKIHPSINIKNGFYTCFARFSNHPQPIAIDLLNEQLAYIQDIMNLIACLTPSNSRGIPLWIDIIDREVRITKREMEILIDSVFDSDTKEIYFMANEQRRQY from the coding sequence ATGAATGATAAATTGTCTAATAAAATAGAAGACATAAATCGACACCTCAGATTGAAACAGAGCAGTAAAATGCGAAGAGAAGAGTTGCGGAGATTATTAGCCCAAAAAGTAGGCACTTTTGTAAATGCAGAGTACCGGGACCAATCAGCTTTAAACCTATGTAAAGATAACGGTTTGATTGGTGTAGATGGATCGCTTATGAGCATGGGCACAAATTATCCCTACGAAATAACCGTATTCCGCTCATACTGTAAGTGCACTAAAAAAAATGAAGGTGAAAAAGATTTGATTTCTGACAGCAGGGTATTCTGTCCATTATATGATAAAGACAAAGATATGCTGCAGCGTATGATAGAAAACAGCCAAGGCAGCCTCACTCAAGAGACTGCTGCCCATAAATTTAAAAAAGATACCCTGGCCTCTCTTGAGTTGTCGGTGGCAATCAGAGGTATAAAACAATTCAAATCAAGAGTAATCCTGATGGATGGTGGTTTTTACAGATTTATCATATCTGCTCCAAGGCTATGGGAAGAATTCAAGCAACTATGTCTGAACACTAACACTTTAGTTGCAGGAGTAGTAGAAGAAGTAGGTACCCATAGCCTCTCCGAGTTGATGCAGAACCAGCTGCCAGACTTTATGCATAGAGATTACGATCGGGAGATGCTATTTGGTGTACTGAACACAGGGGAATACCTAAAAATCCATCCCTCTATAAATATAAAAAATGGATTCTATACCTGCTTTGCCAGATTTTCTAACCACCCTCAACCGATAGCCATAGACCTGCTCAATGAACAGCTGGCATATATTCAGGATATTATGAACCTAATCGCCTGCCTCACCCCGTCAAACAGCAGAGGTATACCTCTTTGGATAGACATAATAGATAGGGAAGTGAGAATAACAAAAAGAGAGATGGAAATACTTATCGATTCTGTATTTGATTCAGATACAAAAGAAATATACTTTATGGCTAATGAACAAAGAAGACAGTATTAA
- a CDS encoding ATP-binding protein — protein sequence MDLSHIKQYYSSLNKQYHIQKGRQEELKNIKKEKIKKVENLNQNLDIYTQARLLLQDASVKAREQAKYTIESMVTKALQYIISPDMSFEVELTESGNKPVAEFYVVSEHDGLIVRNRPADARGGGIADVVSLALRLALLQSSRPEIDAPLILDEPGKHISEMYIKNVAGFLQEISKSFDRQIIMVTHNKYLAEIGDSSFRVELKDGESQVTKVDI from the coding sequence ATGGATCTTTCCCATATAAAACAATATTACAGTTCTTTAAACAAGCAATACCATATTCAAAAAGGAAGACAAGAAGAACTAAAAAATATAAAAAAAGAAAAAATCAAAAAAGTAGAAAATCTAAATCAAAATCTGGATATATATACCCAAGCTAGATTGTTATTGCAGGATGCCTCTGTAAAAGCTAGGGAACAAGCCAAATACACTATAGAGAGCATGGTAACCAAGGCCCTACAATATATCATATCTCCAGATATGAGCTTTGAGGTTGAACTGACTGAAAGCGGAAATAAACCTGTGGCAGAATTCTATGTAGTATCAGAACATGATGGGTTGATAGTGAGAAATCGCCCTGCCGATGCAAGGGGTGGTGGCATAGCAGATGTTGTATCCCTGGCTTTAAGGCTTGCCCTTTTACAAAGTTCCAGGCCGGAGATAGATGCCCCTCTAATTTTGGACGAACCGGGAAAACATATAAGTGAGATGTATATAAAAAATGTAGCTGGCTTCTTGCAAGAGATATCCAAAAGCTTTGATAGACAAATAATAATGGTCACCCATAATAAATACCTTGCTGAAATAGGTGACAGCTCATTCCGTGTAGAGCTAAAAGATGGAGAAAGTCAAGTTACTAAAGTTGATATTTAG
- a CDS encoding AAA family ATPase produces the protein MAKIKRLIIENFQSHKYTDIYLNEGFNVITGESDNGKSAMLRALRWVYFNQPRGSDFIRVNQNECRVHVVLDHDYTVVRERTPSKNRYIEIDPEGEKTIYEGFGSNVPEEIKKRLGIYDINIDNDITINLILQEQLEGEFLLDRTYTGSIKAKTIGRVYSVHYIDSAIRDILKDENRVSMEIKRLEQDIEDIQNNLEQFNYLAPLENKLNSIFKNIQKIEQLQAIQTSLEKYRSWYKDVDSKIHQNSLVVDKLADIDKAEEQLDNVEKRYDYYRMLLNLKKEYNSTNSRIQENIDILENIKNTHMIETNLGNIRAMLEKHQGLTTNSSYLVNIKTEIKSMNNILSTTKHLNEAVQVLENISRKLVSVQKIQSAKKEYDDCTKRLKNIQLTLEKTHNIDSADKDYSKLKAIMQQAETLKQLKQKLENQQKRIHEQQIIIKNKNADIENKLKQYKQLLLHMGKCPTCFSSIDNITVERIIKEFR, from the coding sequence TTGGCTAAAATAAAACGCCTGATAATAGAAAACTTTCAAAGCCATAAATATACAGACATATATTTAAATGAAGGATTTAACGTAATAACAGGAGAATCTGATAACGGAAAATCTGCAATGCTCCGAGCGCTGAGATGGGTATATTTTAATCAGCCTAGAGGCAGTGATTTTATACGGGTAAACCAGAATGAGTGCAGGGTGCATGTGGTGCTGGATCATGATTACACAGTGGTGAGAGAAAGAACTCCATCTAAAAACAGATATATAGAAATAGATCCTGAAGGAGAAAAGACTATTTATGAAGGTTTTGGATCCAATGTTCCGGAAGAGATTAAAAAAAGACTGGGAATCTATGATATAAACATAGACAACGACATAACAATAAACCTAATACTTCAGGAACAATTGGAAGGAGAGTTTTTACTTGACAGGACATACACCGGTTCTATCAAAGCCAAAACAATAGGCAGAGTCTATTCTGTACACTATATAGATTCAGCTATAAGAGATATTCTAAAAGATGAAAACAGGGTAAGTATGGAAATAAAAAGATTGGAACAGGATATTGAAGATATTCAAAACAACCTTGAACAGTTCAATTATTTAGCTCCATTAGAAAATAAATTGAATTCTATATTCAAAAACATACAAAAAATTGAACAGCTGCAAGCCATACAGACATCTCTTGAAAAATATAGAAGCTGGTACAAGGATGTAGATTCTAAAATACATCAAAACAGTTTAGTGGTGGATAAATTAGCTGATATAGATAAAGCCGAAGAACAGCTGGATAATGTGGAAAAGAGATATGATTATTACAGGATGCTTTTAAATCTTAAAAAAGAATATAATTCAACCAACTCCAGGATACAAGAAAACATCGACATATTAGAGAACATAAAAAATACACATATGATAGAAACAAATCTTGGAAACATAAGAGCTATGTTGGAAAAACACCAAGGTCTAACAACAAATAGCTCCTATCTAGTCAATATAAAGACAGAGATCAAGAGTATGAATAATATATTATCTACAACAAAGCATCTTAATGAGGCTGTACAAGTATTAGAAAACATCTCTCGTAAATTGGTCTCTGTACAAAAAATACAAAGTGCAAAAAAAGAATATGATGACTGTACCAAAAGACTCAAAAATATCCAGTTGACCCTTGAAAAGACTCATAACATCGATAGTGCTGATAAAGACTATTCAAAACTAAAGGCTATTATGCAGCAGGCTGAAACCTTAAAACAGTTAAAACAAAAGCTTGAAAATCAGCAAAAAAGGATACATGAACAACAAATAATAATAAAAAATAAAAATGCCGATATAGAGAATAAATTAAAGCAATATAAACAATTGTTGTTACATATGGGCAAATGCCCTACTTGTTTCAGCAGTATAGACAACATAACCGTCGAAAGGATAATAAAAGAATTTAGATAA